Part of the Polaribacter sp. Hel1_33_78 genome is shown below.
CTTTTTTTATTCTTGAAATACTTATCTTTGTCCTATGAATTTGACTTTTTACAAATATCAAGGTACAGGAAATGACTTTGTGATGATAGACAATAGAGCAAAAACCTTTCCCAAAGAAAAATCTGACTTTATTTCTCATTTAGCAGACAGACATTTTGGTGTTGGTGCAGATGGTATTATTTTAATTGAAAATGAAAGTAATTTTGATTTTAAAATGATTTATTTTAATCCTGATGGTAGCCAAACTTTTTGTGGAAATGGTGCTAGATGTGCTGTTGCATTTGCCAAACGATTAGAAATCATAAAAGATAAAACTACTTTTATAGCCGTTGATGGTGAACATTTTGCAGAAATTAAAAATGATATTATTTCTTTACAAATGATTAATGTTAATAATATACAAGTAAACGAAAATTCAGTTTTCATGCATACAGGAACCCAACATCATGTAGAATTGGTGGATGATTTAAATGAGTATCCTGTTTTTGAAAACGGAAAAGAAATAAGAAATAGTTATCAAGATCCAGGAAGTAATGTAAATTTTGTTCAGCAAATTGACGCTACCTCTTTTAGAGTTAGAACTTATGAAAAAGGCGTAGAAAACGAAACGCTTGCTTGCGGCACGGGTGTTACTGCAGTAGCAATTGCTATGCATAAAACGAATAGGACTAAAAGTAATGTAG
Proteins encoded:
- the dapF gene encoding diaminopimelate epimerase, with amino-acid sequence MNLTFYKYQGTGNDFVMIDNRAKTFPKEKSDFISHLADRHFGVGADGIILIENESNFDFKMIYFNPDGSQTFCGNGARCAVAFAKRLEIIKDKTTFIAVDGEHFAEIKNDIISLQMINVNNIQVNENSVFMHTGTQHHVELVDDLNEYPVFENGKEIRNSYQDPGSNVNFVQQIDATSFRVRTYEKGVENETLACGTGVTAVAIAMHKTNRTKSNVVSLSTEGGHLEVSFTEGKGIYKNVFLKGPTKFVFKGTITI